The Fructilactobacillus ixorae genome has a window encoding:
- a CDS encoding DUF6681 family protein: protein MFTFLDAINSWLGYINIEPKTKGRLYDVLSFLGELYLAYITYRFLANGFWTRGVLLLVVTIVLAYFLYLNTIYYFTNRTSRLDLTPWIYRLLHIKPQAQTATTAPKVRNIPANGIYDNRKTMPGKLVSTPTEQQFINQLAGQLLNHGLMTADYAGVSDRELKQRLQTGNQVNAIGSGTLLPYFDMQFKDGQHVVYAGVNQAEAQPVGTITQVGLQAIAEVDAAHVEIFLAAAYLTGGKFKLLGRRGIMEKAADYHIEVEIASRTK from the coding sequence ATGTTCACTTTTCTCGATGCGATTAATTCCTGGCTCGGTTACATTAATATCGAACCGAAAACGAAGGGGCGCCTGTACGACGTACTTTCGTTTTTAGGGGAACTTTACCTGGCTTACATTACCTATCGCTTTTTAGCCAATGGATTTTGGACGCGAGGCGTGCTTCTGTTGGTAGTTACGATAGTGTTAGCGTATTTCTTGTATTTAAATACCATTTATTACTTCACGAATCGGACCTCGCGGTTGGACCTGACTCCGTGGATTTACCGCCTGTTACACATTAAACCCCAAGCCCAAACAGCGACAACGGCCCCTAAAGTCAGAAACATTCCGGCTAACGGAATTTATGACAACCGCAAAACCATGCCCGGCAAGTTGGTATCGACACCGACTGAGCAACAGTTTATCAACCAGCTAGCGGGGCAGTTGCTTAATCATGGCTTGATGACGGCGGACTACGCGGGGGTGAGCGACCGGGAGTTAAAACAACGCTTGCAAACCGGTAACCAGGTGAATGCGATCGGCAGTGGAACGTTACTACCGTATTTTGATATGCAGTTTAAAGACGGCCAGCACGTGGTGTATGCGGGTGTGAACCAGGCCGAAGCTCAACCAGTGGGCACGATTACCCAGGTTGGGTTACAGGCGATTGCCGAGGTTGATGCCGCCCACGTTGAAATCTTTTTAGCCGCCGCCTACCTGACCGGGGGGAAGTTTAAACTCCTTGGCCGGCGTGGAATCATGGAAAAAGCCGCGGATTATCACATTGAAGTGGAAATCGCGTCACGAACTAAATAA
- a CDS encoding guanylate kinase — translation MKRGQSSTERHIIVITGPAGAGKTTVQDYLETTYGIPPIITHTTRAPRAQEQDGVDYYFETPASFAALDLLEDVQYAGNRYGSSWDGVERAWQQHSIASIVLDTKGATTYQQRLGDQAVVIYLAVPDPQQLRSRMLKRGDTPAAVQARLHSAETQRDLALPRALQQTGIYVPNQDWEQTTQQLAQIIEKLSND, via the coding sequence ATGAAACGAGGACAATCAAGCACAGAACGACACATCATTGTGATCACTGGTCCAGCTGGGGCGGGCAAAACCACCGTGCAGGACTACTTAGAAACGACCTATGGCATTCCTCCAATCATTACCCATACGACGCGAGCTCCCCGCGCCCAGGAACAAGACGGGGTCGATTATTACTTTGAAACCCCAGCTAGCTTTGCCGCGCTTGACCTTTTAGAGGATGTTCAGTACGCCGGAAACCGGTATGGTTCCTCATGGGATGGGGTGGAGAGGGCCTGGCAGCAGCATTCTATCGCTTCGATTGTACTTGACACGAAGGGAGCGACAACTTACCAGCAACGCTTGGGCGACCAGGCAGTGGTGATTTACCTCGCGGTTCCAGATCCCCAGCAACTGCGGTCACGAATGCTCAAACGGGGGGATACACCCGCCGCGGTCCAAGCCCGGTTACATAGTGCCGAAACCCAACGGGACTTGGCATTGCCCCGCGCCCTGCAACAAACGGGCATTTACGTTCCCAACCAGGACTGGGAACAGACGACCCAGCAGTTAGCCCAAATTATTGAAAAATTAAGCAACGATTAA